A single region of the Pseudomonas solani genome encodes:
- a CDS encoding sarcosine oxidase subunit delta yields MLHIFCPHCGELRSEEEFHAKGQAHIPRPLDPNACTDEEWGDYIFFRDNPRGIHHELWVHAAGCRKYFNVTRHTVTYEILETYKVGERPAVTEAGPQEKKAVDQGVTA; encoded by the coding sequence ATGCTGCACATCTTCTGCCCCCACTGTGGCGAGCTGCGCTCCGAAGAGGAATTCCACGCCAAGGGCCAGGCGCACATCCCGCGCCCGCTGGACCCCAACGCCTGCACCGACGAGGAGTGGGGCGATTACATCTTCTTCCGCGACAACCCGCGCGGCATCCACCACGAGCTGTGGGTGCACGCGGCCGGCTGCCGCAAGTACTTCAACGTCACCCGCCACACCGTGACCTACGAAATCCTCGAGACCTACAAGGTCGGTGAACGCCCCGCCGTCACCGAAGCCGGGCCCCAGGAGAAGAAAGCCGTGGACCAAGGAGTAACGGCATGA